The following are encoded together in the Paraburkholderia sp. BL10I2N1 genome:
- a CDS encoding MFS transporter, whose amino-acid sequence MPLALGTFIVPLIVACAMFMENVDATVIVTSLPVLARDLGHDPITLKLAVTAYVIGLGVFIPICGWVADRFGSRTVFRTAIGIFLVGSLMSAASTSLPMFVFARFVQGIGGAMMVPVGRIIIFRSVPKSEFIRAVNYLTVPALLGPVIGPPLGGFITTYLHWRLIFLINIPIGILGIWLANRHIQNVREADPGRLDWTGFVLSAGGASLFMLGLSLVGGPLVSTSTSVGMCLIGTLLLGTYWLYARRVELPVLDLRLLRIPSFHASVLGGSLFRIGLGAVPFLLPLALQEGLGMTAFAAGAITCASAFGAIFMKSFASRVLAHYGFRKVLMVNAAFAGLVIAVYGSFIPGTPHWLIWCVVLVGGIFPSLQFTSLNSLAYADIPGRDVGRATSVASVIQQISLGLGVTIAGLVLQLSHDLQGHPTIVWTDFWPAFLVVGLFSVCSIPVTARLPHDAGDELARGHRGQTS is encoded by the coding sequence ATGCCGCTCGCTTTAGGCACTTTCATTGTTCCGCTCATCGTCGCGTGCGCGATGTTCATGGAAAACGTCGACGCCACGGTCATCGTGACCTCGTTGCCGGTTCTGGCGCGCGATCTCGGTCACGACCCCATTACGCTCAAGCTCGCGGTCACTGCCTATGTGATCGGTCTCGGCGTGTTCATTCCGATCTGCGGCTGGGTGGCCGACCGCTTCGGTTCACGCACCGTATTTCGCACCGCGATCGGCATCTTTCTTGTCGGATCACTGATGAGCGCGGCGTCGACATCGCTTCCGATGTTCGTGTTTGCACGCTTCGTGCAGGGGATCGGCGGCGCGATGATGGTGCCGGTTGGGCGGATCATCATCTTCCGGTCGGTGCCGAAGTCGGAGTTCATCCGCGCGGTCAACTATCTGACTGTGCCCGCGCTGCTTGGGCCGGTAATCGGGCCGCCGCTCGGCGGCTTCATCACGACCTACCTGCACTGGCGTCTGATCTTCCTCATCAACATACCGATCGGCATTCTTGGCATCTGGCTCGCGAACCGGCACATCCAGAACGTGCGCGAAGCGGATCCGGGGCGGCTCGACTGGACCGGCTTCGTGCTGTCCGCAGGTGGAGCATCGCTGTTCATGCTGGGGTTGTCGCTGGTGGGCGGCCCGCTGGTGTCAACCTCGACATCGGTTGGAATGTGCCTGATCGGCACGCTGCTGCTGGGCACCTACTGGCTTTACGCGCGACGTGTCGAACTGCCGGTGCTCGATCTGCGCCTGCTGCGTATTCCGAGTTTTCATGCGAGCGTGTTGGGCGGATCGCTGTTTCGTATCGGGCTCGGCGCGGTGCCCTTTCTGCTGCCGCTCGCCTTGCAGGAAGGGCTCGGCATGACCGCGTTCGCGGCGGGCGCGATTACCTGTGCGTCCGCGTTCGGCGCCATTTTCATGAAGAGTTTTGCGTCCCGCGTGCTCGCGCACTACGGGTTTCGCAAGGTCCTGATGGTCAATGCGGCGTTCGCCGGGCTAGTGATTGCCGTATATGGATCGTTCATACCGGGCACGCCGCACTGGCTGATCTGGTGCGTGGTGCTCGTCGGCGGCATCTTCCCGTCGCTGCAGTTTACGAGTCTGAATTCGCTTGCGTACGCGGATATTCCAGGCCGTGACGTCGGACGCGCGACGAGCGTCGCAAGCGTGATCCAGCAGATTTCGCTTGGCCTTGGGGTGACGATCGCCGGGCTTGTCCTGCAACTATCGCACGACCTGCAAGGCCATCCGACGATCGTCTGGACGGACTTCTGGCCAGCGTTTCTGGTGGTGGGGCTGTTCTCGGTCTGCTCGATTCCGGTGACGGCGCGCCTCCCTCACGATGCGGGCGATGAACTGGCACGCGGCCACAGAGGGCAGACGAGCTGA